One Cryptomeria japonica chromosome 9, Sugi_1.0, whole genome shotgun sequence genomic window carries:
- the LOC131044589 gene encoding zinc transporter 11, translated as MAAAMPTRSTIAYFALMFLALLIPLIAAHGGSDDDHHDDDDVKPDLRAKSLILVKIWCLIIVFVATFGGGISPYFFSWNQTFLSVGTQFAGGVFLGTALMHFLSDSAETFGDLSEKEYPFAFMLCTAGYLLTMLGDLVVTWVYAKQSDKTVQLVPVSLQPRDDLEEFPAHTGDTTFRYQEAKAPLPSSASVGDSLLLILALCFHSVFEGIAIGVAETKADAWRALWTVCLHKIFAAIAMGIALLQIVPNRPFLSCAAYSFAFAISSPIGIAIGIIIDSTTEGRVADWIYAISMGLACGVFIYVAINHLLNRWSKHHSSQKAEVTFYKPFYNYMAVVLGAGVIAVVMIWD; from the exons ATGGCTGCTGCAATGCCCACAAGATCCACCATAGCTTACTTTGCACTTATGTTTCTGGCATTGCTAATTCCACTAATTGCAGCCCACGGTGGCTCAGACGATGAccaccatgatgatgatgatgtgaagCCCGATTTAAGAGCTAAATCTTTAATTCTGGTAAAAATCTGGTGTCTCATCATCGTTTTCGTTGCGACCTTCGGCGGAGGAATATCTCCTTATTTTTTCAGTTGGAATCAGACGTTTCTTTCGGTGGGTACTCAATTCGCAGGAGGAGTTTTCTTGGGGACGGCCTTAATGCATTTCTTGAGCGATTCAGCAGAGACTTTTGGAGATTTGAGTGAGAAAGAGTATCCGTTCGCATTCATGCTCTGTACTGCCGGATATTTGCTTACTATGCTGGGAGACCTGGTCGTCACTTGGGTTTACGCCAAGCAATCAGACAAGACTGTCCAATTGGTCCCTGTTTCCTTGCAACCAAGAG ATGATCTTGAAGAATTCCCTGCACACACTGGAGATACCACCTTCAGATATCAG GAGGCCAAGGCGCCATTACCTAGTTCGGCTTCTGTGGGTGACAGTTTATTACTGATATTGGCACTCTGTTTTCATTCTGTCTTTGAAGGAATCGCCATCGGAGTAGCAG AAACGAAGGCGGATGCGTGGAGGGCGTTGTGGACAGTGTGTCTGCACAAGATATTCGCAGCAATTGCAATGGGCATAGCACTACTGCAGATCGTTCCAAACAGGCCATTCTTATCATGTGCAGCGTATTCTTTTGCTTTTGCCATATCCTCCCCAATTGGGATTGCAATCGGCATAATAATCGATTCCACTACAGAGGGACGTGTTGCCGATTGGATTTATGCAATTTCAATGGGTTTGGCCTGTGGAGTTTTCATTTACGTGGCAATAAACCATCTTCTCAATCGATGGAGCAAACACCATAGCTCTCAAAAGGCCGAGGTTACATTTTATAAACCATTTTACAATTACATGGCAGTTGTTTTGGGAGCTGGAGTAATTGCAGTGGTGATGATTTGGGATTAG